Proteins encoded within one genomic window of Micromonospora halotolerans:
- a CDS encoding WXG100 family type VII secretion target encodes MDHGVLVVNFAALQQAGADIQRALTTLESQLGQLERDAAPLVGSWSGEAREAYEQRQARWRAASQDLQAMLRDIKLAVEDSAADYLDTEKRNVNLFQ; translated from the coding sequence ATGGACCACGGTGTGCTGGTCGTCAACTTCGCCGCTCTGCAACAGGCCGGCGCCGACATCCAGCGGGCGCTGACCACCCTCGAAAGCCAGCTCGGGCAGCTCGAACGCGACGCCGCCCCGCTGGTCGGGAGCTGGTCCGGTGAGGCCCGCGAGGCGTACGAGCAGCGGCAGGCCCGCTGGCGGGCCGCCTCGCAGGACCTCCAGGCCATGCTGCGCGACATCAAGCTGGCCGTGGAGGACTCCGCGGCCGACTACCTCGACACCGAGAAGCGCAACGTCAACCTGTTCCAGTGA
- a CDS encoding WXG100 family type VII secretion target gives MSQTQAEAAVMQHTAAKFEQVDQSLQTMLSGLMAELEVLQQAWRGAGGRSFEQVKQQWAQDQKALQRALRETATAIRTAGRHYDASDTEAAGRVAGTNRGIQLPL, from the coding sequence GTGTCCCAGACTCAGGCAGAAGCCGCGGTGATGCAGCACACCGCCGCGAAGTTCGAGCAGGTAGACCAGTCGTTGCAGACCATGCTCAGCGGCCTCATGGCCGAACTGGAGGTGTTGCAGCAGGCCTGGCGGGGTGCCGGCGGGCGCTCCTTCGAGCAGGTCAAGCAGCAGTGGGCGCAGGACCAGAAGGCCCTGCAGCGGGCGCTGCGGGAGACCGCGACGGCGATCCGCACCGCCGGCCGGCACTACGACGCGTCCGACACCGAGGCCGCGGGCCGCGTGGCCGGCACCAACCGCGGCATCCAGCTGCCCCTCTGA
- a CDS encoding phage holin family protein — MDFLKGLLIRLGTTAVAFWLATLLIPGITLDSDSATETVTTLVLVAVIFGVVNAVLQPIIKTVGCGFYLLTLGLIALVVNGLLFLLTSWIAGEAGLPFHVDGFWPAAVLGALFVGIVTWILGAVLDRD, encoded by the coding sequence ATGGATTTTCTGAAGGGTCTTCTGATCCGGCTGGGCACGACGGCCGTGGCGTTCTGGTTGGCCACGCTGCTCATTCCGGGCATCACGCTGGACTCGGATTCGGCCACCGAGACGGTGACCACGCTGGTGCTCGTCGCGGTGATCTTCGGGGTGGTCAACGCGGTGCTCCAGCCGATCATCAAGACCGTCGGCTGCGGTTTCTACCTGCTGACCCTCGGCCTGATCGCGCTGGTGGTCAACGGTCTGCTGTTCCTGCTCACCAGCTGGATCGCCGGTGAGGCCGGGCTGCCGTTCCATGTGGACGGCTTCTGGCCGGCCGCGGTGCTGGGCGCGCTCTTCGTCGGCATCGTGACCTGGATCCTGGGGGCCGTCCTCGACCGCGACTGA
- the mycP gene encoding type VII secretion-associated serine protease mycosin has translation MSRPTARPALAVLAALLVAGLPAAPASARAPSACAAPPAPARPVAEQPWPQQRYAPDRLAPLATGAGVVVAVVDSGVDRSHPQLAGRVLDGADFLDPGGDGTRDCAGHGTGVASLIAAAPRPGVAFRGLAPGARILPVRVSEQQVVDGRESGRTVGAADFARAIRWAVDHDADVVNLSVVLYADNPAVRAAVAYAVRRDVVVVAAAGNLHDGGDPRPYPAAYDGVLGVGAIGADGTRAAFSQTGPYVDLVAPGSDVLMAAPRQGHHRAEGTSYAAPFVAATAALLRQYHPELGAAEIARRIVASADPAPGREDGYGAGVLNPYRAVTESPVVAAARPRAGAALPVDRPDPAELAREARRTSARHRALLVAASTGATALAVVLFAVVLPRGARRRWRPAGPA, from the coding sequence ATGTCCCGGCCCACCGCGCGCCCGGCCCTGGCCGTCCTGGCGGCCCTGCTCGTCGCCGGGTTGCCGGCCGCCCCCGCCTCGGCCCGCGCGCCCTCGGCCTGCGCCGCACCGCCCGCGCCGGCCCGTCCCGTCGCGGAGCAGCCGTGGCCGCAGCAACGGTACGCTCCGGACCGGCTCGCCCCGCTCGCCACCGGCGCCGGGGTGGTGGTCGCGGTGGTCGACTCGGGGGTGGACCGGTCCCACCCGCAGCTTGCCGGCCGGGTCCTCGACGGCGCCGACTTCCTCGACCCGGGCGGCGACGGCACCCGCGACTGCGCCGGGCACGGCACCGGCGTGGCCAGCCTGATCGCGGCCGCGCCCCGGCCGGGCGTGGCCTTCCGGGGGCTCGCCCCGGGCGCCCGCATCCTGCCCGTACGCGTCAGCGAACAGCAGGTCGTCGACGGGCGGGAGTCGGGGCGTACGGTCGGGGCCGCCGACTTCGCCCGGGCCATCCGGTGGGCGGTGGACCACGACGCCGACGTGGTCAACCTCTCCGTCGTGCTGTACGCGGACAACCCCGCCGTCCGCGCGGCCGTCGCCTACGCGGTGCGGCGGGACGTGGTGGTGGTGGCCGCCGCCGGCAACCTGCACGACGGCGGTGACCCCCGGCCGTACCCGGCCGCGTACGACGGGGTGCTCGGGGTGGGTGCGATCGGGGCGGACGGCACCCGCGCCGCGTTCTCCCAGACCGGCCCGTACGTCGACCTGGTCGCCCCGGGCAGCGACGTGCTGATGGCGGCGCCCCGGCAGGGCCACCACCGGGCGGAGGGGACGAGCTACGCGGCGCCTTTCGTGGCCGCCACGGCGGCGCTGCTCCGGCAGTATCACCCCGAGCTGGGCGCGGCGGAGATCGCCCGGCGGATCGTGGCCAGCGCCGACCCGGCCCCGGGACGGGAGGACGGCTACGGCGCGGGGGTGCTCAACCCGTACCGCGCGGTGACCGAGTCGCCGGTCGTCGCGGCGGCCCGCCCCCGGGCCGGGGCCGCGTTGCCGGTCGACCGGCCGGACCCGGCGGAGCTGGCCCGGGAGGCCCGCCGCACGTCGGCCCGGCACCGGGCGCTGCTGGTGGCCGCCTCGACCGGTGCCACGGCCCTGGCGGTGGTGCTGTTCGCCGTCGTGCTGCCCCGGGGGGCGCGCCGCCGCTGGCGCCCGGCCGGCCCGGCCTGA
- a CDS encoding alpha/beta fold hydrolase, whose protein sequence is MTDQRGGPADESCVLPEGPWTHRFVGANGSRFHVVEAGTGPMVLFLHGFPEYWYAWREMLPAVADAGFRAVAVDLRGYGASDKPPRGYDGYTLAADVAGLIRALGERSATLVGSGAGGLVAWTAASFHPTLVRRLVVLAAPHPLRLRAALFADPRGQFAASTPTLKFQLPRYEHVLTRDDAAEVEAMLRRWGGPRWVNGPDFDAYARCCRVAMQIPQAAFCAMEGYRWAFRSVLRLHGYRFVRLMQKPLVTPTLQLHGALDRASLPRTAQGSGRYVTAPYEWRLLDGVGHFPHVEARDLVLGEILRWTKS, encoded by the coding sequence ATGACCGACCAGCGTGGCGGACCCGCCGACGAGTCCTGCGTGCTCCCCGAGGGGCCGTGGACCCACCGGTTCGTCGGTGCCAACGGCAGCCGGTTCCACGTCGTCGAGGCCGGCACCGGCCCCATGGTGCTCTTCCTGCACGGCTTCCCCGAATACTGGTACGCCTGGCGCGAGATGCTGCCGGCCGTCGCCGACGCCGGCTTCCGCGCGGTCGCGGTCGACCTGCGCGGCTACGGCGCAAGCGACAAGCCGCCCCGGGGGTACGACGGCTACACCCTCGCCGCCGACGTGGCCGGGCTGATCCGCGCCCTCGGTGAACGGTCGGCCACTCTGGTCGGCAGCGGCGCCGGCGGCCTCGTCGCCTGGACCGCCGCCTCCTTCCACCCCACCCTGGTCCGGCGGCTCGTGGTGCTCGCCGCACCGCACCCGCTCCGGCTGCGGGCCGCCCTCTTCGCCGACCCGCGCGGCCAGTTCGCCGCGTCCACCCCCACGCTGAAGTTCCAGCTCCCCCGCTACGAGCACGTGCTGACCCGCGACGACGCCGCCGAGGTGGAGGCGATGCTGCGCCGCTGGGGCGGGCCGCGCTGGGTGAACGGGCCCGACTTCGACGCGTACGCCCGGTGCTGCCGAGTGGCCATGCAGATCCCGCAGGCGGCGTTCTGCGCCATGGAGGGCTACCGCTGGGCGTTCCGGTCGGTGCTGCGCCTGCACGGCTACCGGTTCGTCCGGCTCATGCAGAAACCGCTGGTCACCCCGACCCTGCAGCTGCACGGCGCGCTCGACCGGGCCTCGCTGCCCCGCACCGCCCAGGGCTCCGGCCGCTACGTCACCGCACCCTACGAGTGGCGGCTCCTCGACGGCGTCGGCCACTTCCCCCATGTGGAGGCCCGGGACCTGGTGCTCGGCGAGATCCTGCGCTGGACGAAATCCTGA
- a CDS encoding GNAT family N-acetyltransferase: MFTLTHPDGYLLSTDPDRLDLDRVHHWLSTDAYWALGRDRDTVARAFAGSIGFGVYRPGDGRQVAVARVVTDRATFAWLCDVYVDRAERGRGLGTWLAGAARDHLAEWGVRRIVLATADAHGVYAKVGFTPVEPDRWMAYDQRVTRLTGNDQSAISPLTVEA; the protein is encoded by the coding sequence GTGTTCACTCTGACCCACCCCGACGGCTACCTGCTCAGCACCGATCCGGATCGGCTCGACCTGGACCGGGTGCACCACTGGCTCTCCACCGACGCGTACTGGGCGCTCGGGCGGGACCGGGACACCGTCGCGCGGGCCTTCGCCGGGTCGATCGGCTTCGGCGTCTACCGCCCCGGGGACGGGCGCCAGGTGGCGGTGGCCCGGGTGGTCACCGACCGCGCGACCTTCGCCTGGCTCTGCGACGTCTACGTCGACCGTGCCGAGCGCGGCCGGGGGCTGGGCACCTGGCTGGCCGGAGCGGCCCGCGACCACCTGGCCGAGTGGGGCGTACGCCGGATCGTGCTGGCCACCGCCGACGCGCACGGGGTCTACGCGAAGGTCGGCTTCACGCCGGTCGAGCCGGACCGCTGGATGGCGTACGACCAGCGCGTGACCCGGCTCACCGGAAATGACCAAAGCGCCATTTCACCACTTACGGTGGAGGCGTGA
- the eccE gene encoding type VII secretion protein EccE produces the protein MTATTTVRPAPADPPHRTSRRASTVRAGQVVTAQVAVAAVVAAVGRGVLVTAAALLLAAVLLPAAWLRLRGRWLFEWLAVGAAHLTRRRALPATAGPAALLELARPGAVVHAAELAGGPAAVLEDAAGMTALLEIGDPDDLLGDGTPELPPPLGLLPLAGPESPPVRIQLLFSTSPAPAPAAAAGTAGTSYRQLTDGRLAARARVVLAVRALRADGWSDDELRRALSGTVRRIVRRLGPLTGRPLGGPAALRVVAELAHHDAGAPVRESWPAVTVGGLAQTTWRLRRWPDPRTDAARRLVPRLLALPATATTVSLCVGPRSGADPVPTPAELTVRLAARTTAELSVAERALRRLAGDLGAELCRLDGEHLGGLAATLPLAVARPDAPPVGPELASLEFALGESGLMVGANRHGGAVTVRLFRPTTTRLLLVGGVRAAQLLTLRALALGARVAVQTARPRVWEPFVRGVGVPGGAVPLVPPGRPVGGAPGSPLRPLLLVVDAGPVPPEVGPAVPWQSVLVVRDELTPADTAALARADLAILQPLDAGEAALAGAALGLGGSAEWLTRIRDDMVAVVNRRALRWALLSPTPIESQLVGRPARH, from the coding sequence GTGACCGCGACCACCACCGTCCGGCCGGCGCCCGCCGACCCTCCACACCGGACCAGCCGCAGGGCGTCGACCGTCCGGGCCGGGCAGGTGGTGACGGCGCAGGTGGCGGTGGCCGCAGTGGTCGCAGCCGTGGGCCGGGGCGTGCTGGTGACCGCGGCCGCCCTGCTGCTGGCGGCGGTGCTGCTGCCCGCCGCCTGGCTGCGGCTCCGGGGCCGCTGGCTGTTCGAGTGGCTCGCCGTCGGCGCGGCCCACCTGACCCGGCGGCGCGCCCTCCCGGCCACCGCCGGGCCGGCGGCGCTGCTGGAGCTGGCCCGCCCCGGAGCGGTGGTGCACGCGGCCGAGCTGGCCGGCGGCCCGGCGGCGGTGCTGGAGGACGCCGCCGGGATGACCGCGCTGCTGGAGATCGGCGACCCGGACGACCTGCTCGGCGACGGCACGCCCGAGCTGCCGCCGCCGCTCGGCCTGCTGCCCCTGGCGGGTCCGGAGAGCCCGCCGGTCCGGATCCAGCTGCTGTTCTCCACGTCGCCCGCGCCGGCGCCCGCCGCCGCAGCGGGCACGGCCGGCACCTCGTACCGGCAGCTCACCGACGGGCGGCTGGCGGCCCGGGCCCGGGTGGTGCTGGCCGTCCGGGCGCTCCGGGCCGACGGTTGGTCCGACGACGAGCTGCGCCGGGCGCTCTCCGGGACGGTCCGGCGGATCGTGCGCCGGCTCGGCCCGCTCACCGGTCGCCCCCTCGGTGGTCCGGCGGCGCTGCGCGTGGTGGCCGAACTGGCACACCACGACGCCGGGGCGCCGGTCCGGGAGAGCTGGCCGGCCGTGACCGTGGGTGGGCTGGCGCAGACCACCTGGCGGCTGCGCCGCTGGCCGGACCCGCGCACCGACGCGGCACGGCGGCTGGTGCCCCGGCTGCTGGCGCTGCCGGCGACCGCCACCACCGTCTCGCTCTGCGTGGGTCCGCGGTCCGGCGCCGACCCGGTTCCCACACCGGCCGAGCTGACCGTACGCCTGGCCGCACGCACCACCGCGGAGCTGTCGGTGGCCGAACGGGCGCTGCGCCGGCTCGCCGGGGACCTCGGCGCCGAGCTGTGCCGGCTGGACGGCGAGCACCTGGGCGGGCTGGCCGCCACCCTGCCGCTGGCGGTGGCCCGGCCGGACGCACCCCCGGTCGGGCCCGAGCTGGCCTCCCTCGAATTCGCCCTCGGCGAGTCCGGGTTGATGGTGGGGGCCAACCGGCACGGCGGCGCGGTGACGGTACGCCTGTTCCGCCCCACGACGACCCGGCTGTTGCTGGTGGGTGGGGTGCGCGCCGCCCAGCTGCTGACCCTGCGGGCGCTGGCGCTCGGCGCGCGGGTGGCGGTGCAGACGGCGCGGCCCCGGGTCTGGGAGCCCTTCGTCCGCGGGGTCGGCGTGCCCGGCGGCGCGGTGCCGCTGGTCCCGCCGGGGCGGCCGGTCGGCGGCGCGCCCGGTTCCCCGCTGCGTCCCCTGCTGCTGGTGGTCGACGCCGGCCCGGTGCCGCCGGAGGTCGGCCCGGCGGTGCCCTGGCAGTCCGTCCTCGTGGTCCGCGACGAGCTGACGCCGGCCGACACGGCCGCGCTGGCCCGCGCCGACCTGGCGATCCTGCAACCGCTCGACGCCGGCGAGGCGGCGCTGGCCGGCGCGGCGCTCGGCCTGGGCGGCTCGGCGGAGTGGCTGACCCGGATCCGGGACGACATGGTGGCGGTGGTGAACCGGCGGGCGCTGCGCTGGGCGCTGCTCTCGCCGACGCCCATCGAGTCGCAACTGGTCGGTCGCCCGGCCCGCCACTGA
- the rarD gene encoding EamA family transporter RarD — protein MNQTRLGYLYGFGAYLIWGFFPIYLKLLRPAGPVEILAHRIVWSVVFVALLLAAMRNIGFLRALARRPRALAAIAAAAALIAVNWGTYIYGVNSDRVVETALGYFINPLVVVLIGVFVLRERLRPAQWAALGVGGLAVAVLTVDYGRLPWLALVLAFSFAGYGLVKKRLGLPAAEGLFVESAVLALPALAYLGWLGRQGEATFGHGSAGHTALLVLAGAATAIPLLLFAGAANRLPLTGLGMLQYLAPILQLACGVLVFHEPMPPARLAGFGLVWVALVVFTVDAVRHTRRTRAQARAAALVPAEAR, from the coding sequence GTGAACCAGACCCGTCTCGGCTACCTCTACGGCTTTGGCGCATACCTGATCTGGGGTTTCTTCCCGATCTACCTGAAGCTGCTCCGCCCGGCCGGCCCGGTGGAGATCCTCGCGCACCGGATCGTCTGGTCGGTGGTCTTCGTGGCGCTGCTGCTGGCCGCGATGCGCAACATCGGCTTCCTGCGGGCGCTGGCCCGGCGACCCCGCGCGCTGGCCGCCATCGCGGCCGCCGCCGCGCTCATCGCGGTCAACTGGGGCACCTACATCTACGGGGTGAACTCCGACCGGGTGGTCGAGACGGCCCTCGGCTATTTCATCAACCCCCTGGTCGTGGTGCTCATCGGCGTCTTCGTGCTGCGCGAGCGGCTGCGCCCGGCGCAGTGGGCGGCGCTCGGCGTGGGTGGCCTCGCGGTGGCGGTGCTGACCGTCGACTACGGCCGGCTGCCGTGGCTGGCCCTCGTGCTGGCCTTCAGCTTCGCCGGGTACGGGCTGGTCAAGAAGCGGCTCGGGCTGCCCGCCGCAGAAGGGCTGTTCGTCGAGTCGGCGGTGCTGGCCCTGCCCGCGCTGGCGTACCTCGGCTGGCTGGGCCGGCAGGGCGAGGCGACCTTCGGGCACGGCTCGGCCGGGCACACCGCGCTGCTGGTGCTGGCCGGCGCGGCCACCGCGATCCCGCTGCTGCTCTTCGCCGGGGCGGCCAACCGGCTGCCGCTGACCGGGTTGGGCATGCTGCAGTACCTGGCGCCGATCCTCCAGCTCGCCTGCGGCGTGCTGGTCTTCCACGAGCCGATGCCGCCGGCCCGGCTGGCCGGGTTCGGCCTGGTCTGGGTCGCCCTCGTGGTGTTCACCGTGGACGCCGTCCGCCACACCCGCCGGACCCGCGCGCAGGCGCGGGCCGCCGCCCTGGTGCCCGCCGAGGCCCGCTGA
- a CDS encoding SseB family protein translates to MTGWEPATEAEVAMRDALRAQDQQLYFRILTRLELLLPVAAEALPGQGPAGWGTWTTGGRTHVLAFTSAAALRACLGENAGATRRLPYADLAADWPNHEWWLAVNPGLPIEGYLPAWFVAQLARGDVRLPGRTMGARARLERVENATRAARGGPSAPGRDVPPPVPGGRIPPEPVRTGRGPAVPEPSTVPIPTVPAPSTRPAVPEPATPPPSLRPEPANGRSARPLGRRTPDDARPAGPAGADPGLDNLAGWLTDLRRRPDESDPFADTGRFGTANGRPAEPAPPPARSFFEPTPGRSPRRPSPLDTPRRDGDRAVPPSRFAGGGQPFPRRRPLNEPVPGEPAQAFRVDSAEPAPAHRPAEPVRPFRPAAPPAETTQELPRRHAGAGDGPGPDERTPPIPGPGDLAEAEELPPSIAEPVSSPPAPRRGFTPIVIEGTVIESRDLTEPSPPPTVGAPPEPYQVPTVPAAASAMAAAAAPAASGADGDRTAPWAGPTDPTLPLTVDPPASPAPGRVATAPSDLGERPFGASGEPTVPMFGPAGPGPADDPRPSLFTPAGPGDDAGAPPDERTVPLGEPPIAPAVSSPDRVAPADEAATSLFAPTSPAPEPTTTLFAPTSPAPEPTTALFAPTSPPAEPTTSVLPPAEPAASLFEPTAPAATDEPAPPAFAPTTADDATTSVFAPAAAGEPTASVFAPAAAAEPVSTERAATGTPSPAGVTGSTAEVDFVPANQVEEELLTAAGSGSTDGFLTTLLLARVLLPVAPESAAGSRPGDAGFVWRTEQIDGGTYVVVHTSAERLADRAGGPVETVRVKFVQLIRRWPDVSWSFAVNPGTPVGATYPGEQVLALANWAAEVGLGDDPETEPEPPATAPAPATEPRPAPPPVDPTRPVAMQKAIAPSQLAYYLERGYDRVSGFVHRASELAHLGTPAELYDALGLGHPGSPFSRDAEEIYVLRWPAYRPSLYRIPYGGQNEAAMRAMEGWVIERPPFRGNGFAPGESSDVVAEFKVDSARLPHGAELWRIGADGSERVVAVLDTDELLWRRAGDA, encoded by the coding sequence GTGACCGGATGGGAACCGGCCACCGAGGCCGAGGTGGCGATGCGCGATGCGCTGCGCGCGCAGGACCAGCAGCTCTACTTCCGCATTCTGACCCGCTTGGAGCTGCTCCTGCCGGTCGCTGCGGAGGCGCTCCCCGGGCAGGGCCCGGCGGGCTGGGGCACCTGGACCACGGGGGGCCGCACGCACGTGCTGGCCTTCACGTCGGCCGCCGCGCTGCGCGCCTGCCTGGGCGAGAACGCCGGTGCCACCCGCCGTCTCCCCTACGCCGACCTGGCCGCCGACTGGCCCAACCACGAGTGGTGGCTCGCGGTCAATCCCGGGCTGCCGATCGAGGGCTACCTGCCGGCCTGGTTCGTGGCGCAACTCGCCCGGGGTGACGTCCGGCTGCCGGGGCGGACCATGGGCGCCCGGGCCCGCTTGGAGCGGGTGGAGAACGCCACCCGGGCCGCCCGGGGTGGCCCGTCCGCGCCCGGCCGGGACGTGCCGCCGCCGGTGCCCGGCGGGCGGATCCCGCCCGAGCCGGTCCGCACCGGACGCGGCCCGGCCGTCCCCGAGCCGTCGACCGTCCCGATCCCCACCGTTCCCGCCCCGAGCACTCGCCCCGCCGTCCCCGAGCCGGCCACCCCGCCGCCGTCCCTCCGCCCCGAGCCGGCGAACGGCCGGTCGGCCCGGCCGCTCGGCCGCCGTACGCCCGACGACGCGCGGCCCGCGGGTCCGGCCGGCGCCGATCCGGGCCTGGACAACCTCGCCGGCTGGCTCACCGATCTGCGCCGGCGCCCCGACGAGTCGGACCCGTTCGCCGACACCGGCCGCTTCGGGACGGCCAACGGTCGGCCGGCCGAGCCCGCGCCGCCGCCCGCCCGGTCCTTCTTCGAGCCCACCCCGGGCCGCTCGCCCCGGCGGCCCTCGCCGCTCGACACACCGCGCCGCGACGGGGACCGGGCCGTGCCGCCCTCCCGGTTCGCCGGCGGCGGCCAGCCGTTCCCGCGCCGGCGGCCGTTGAACGAGCCGGTGCCGGGGGAGCCGGCGCAGGCGTTCCGGGTGGACTCCGCCGAACCGGCGCCGGCCCACCGCCCGGCGGAACCGGTACGGCCGTTCCGCCCCGCCGCCCCGCCCGCCGAGACCACCCAGGAGCTGCCCCGCCGGCACGCGGGCGCCGGCGACGGACCGGGCCCGGACGAGCGGACCCCACCGATCCCCGGCCCGGGCGACCTCGCGGAGGCCGAGGAGCTTCCGCCGTCCATCGCCGAGCCGGTGTCCAGCCCGCCCGCGCCGCGTCGGGGCTTCACCCCGATCGTCATCGAGGGCACCGTCATCGAGTCCCGCGACCTGACCGAGCCGTCCCCGCCCCCCACCGTCGGCGCGCCGCCCGAGCCCTACCAGGTGCCGACGGTGCCCGCGGCCGCGTCCGCGATGGCGGCGGCTGCGGCGCCGGCCGCCTCCGGGGCCGACGGTGACCGGACGGCGCCCTGGGCCGGGCCCACGGACCCCACCCTGCCGCTGACGGTCGATCCGCCCGCCTCGCCCGCCCCCGGCCGTGTCGCCACCGCGCCCTCCGATCTGGGGGAGCGGCCCTTCGGAGCGTCGGGCGAGCCGACCGTGCCGATGTTCGGCCCGGCCGGGCCGGGACCGGCGGACGACCCGCGCCCGTCACTGTTCACACCTGCCGGCCCGGGCGACGATGCCGGCGCGCCGCCGGACGAGCGGACCGTGCCGCTGGGGGAGCCGCCGATCGCTCCGGCGGTGTCCTCGCCGGACCGGGTCGCGCCGGCGGACGAGGCGGCCACGTCGCTGTTCGCGCCGACCTCGCCGGCGCCCGAGCCGACCACCACGCTGTTCGCGCCGACCTCGCCGGCGCCCGAGCCGACCACCGCGCTGTTCGCGCCGACCTCACCCCCGGCCGAGCCGACCACGTCGGTGCTCCCGCCGGCCGAGCCGGCCGCCTCGCTGTTCGAGCCGACCGCGCCGGCCGCCACCGACGAGCCGGCGCCGCCGGCGTTCGCGCCGACCACCGCCGACGACGCGACGACCTCGGTGTTCGCGCCGGCCGCGGCGGGGGAGCCGACCGCGTCGGTGTTCGCGCCGGCGGCTGCCGCCGAGCCCGTGTCGACGGAGAGGGCGGCCACCGGCACCCCGTCCCCGGCGGGCGTCACGGGCAGCACCGCGGAGGTCGACTTCGTGCCGGCGAACCAGGTGGAGGAGGAACTGCTGACCGCGGCCGGCAGCGGCAGCACCGACGGCTTCCTCACCACGCTGCTGCTGGCCCGGGTGCTGCTGCCGGTCGCACCCGAATCGGCGGCGGGCAGCCGCCCGGGGGACGCCGGCTTCGTCTGGCGTACGGAGCAGATCGACGGCGGGACCTACGTGGTCGTGCACACCTCCGCCGAGCGCCTGGCGGATCGGGCCGGCGGTCCGGTCGAGACGGTACGGGTGAAGTTCGTCCAGCTCATCCGCCGCTGGCCGGACGTGAGCTGGTCGTTCGCCGTGAACCCGGGCACGCCGGTCGGGGCGACGTACCCGGGGGAGCAGGTTCTCGCGCTCGCCAACTGGGCCGCCGAGGTGGGGTTGGGCGACGACCCCGAGACCGAGCCGGAGCCGCCCGCCACCGCACCGGCGCCGGCCACCGAACCCCGGCCGGCCCCGCCGCCGGTGGACCCGACCCGGCCGGTGGCCATGCAGAAGGCGATCGCACCGAGCCAGCTGGCCTACTACCTGGAGCGGGGCTACGACCGGGTCTCGGGCTTCGTGCACCGGGCCAGCGAGCTGGCCCACCTCGGCACCCCGGCCGAGCTGTACGACGCGCTGGGCCTCGGCCACCCCGGCTCGCCGTTCTCCCGGGACGCCGAGGAGATCTACGTGCTCCGCTGGCCGGCCTACCGGCCGAGCCTCTACCGCATCCCGTACGGCGGGCAGAACGAGGCCGCGATGCGGGCCATGGAGGGCTGGGTCATCGAGCGGCCGCCGTTCCGCGGCAACGGCTTCGCGCCGGGGGAGAGCAGCGACGTGGTCGCCGAGTTCAAGGTGGACAGCGCGCGGCTCCCGCACGGCGCCGAGCTGTGGCGGATCGGCGCGGACGGCAGCGAGCGGGTGGTCGCGGTCCTGGACACCGACGAGCTGCTGTGGCGCCGGGCGGGTGACGCGTGA
- a CDS encoding anti-sigma factor family protein: MTRCEFEHDDGAYVLGALAPADRAAYERHLGGCASCREAVAEIAVLPGLLGRLDPAGLEQFLPSATETSRVPALLDAARDRRRRERSRSRRRYALTALAAAALAVLAGVGVSLVRPPAAPLPTARATATAPAPVAMTAMRPVAGAVPLHAEVGLTDKRWGTEVTMRCGYDQGAGHREAYTFRLVAHGPDGATEQVGTWLAAPGDNVRVVGATHFTHGELVRLELVRADGTPVLAFDAR; the protein is encoded by the coding sequence ATGACCCGCTGCGAGTTCGAGCACGACGACGGCGCGTACGTCCTGGGCGCCCTCGCCCCCGCCGACCGGGCCGCCTACGAGCGGCACCTCGGCGGCTGCGCGTCCTGCCGGGAGGCGGTGGCCGAGATCGCGGTGCTGCCCGGCCTGCTGGGCCGCCTCGACCCGGCGGGGCTGGAGCAGTTCCTGCCGTCCGCCACCGAGACGTCCCGGGTGCCTGCCCTGCTCGACGCCGCGCGGGACCGCCGGCGCCGCGAGCGGTCCCGGTCCCGCCGCCGGTACGCGCTGACCGCGCTCGCCGCGGCCGCGCTCGCGGTGCTGGCCGGCGTCGGGGTGTCCCTGGTCCGCCCGCCGGCCGCCCCGCTGCCCACGGCGAGGGCCACGGCCACCGCTCCGGCGCCGGTGGCCATGACGGCCATGCGGCCGGTCGCCGGGGCGGTGCCGCTGCACGCCGAGGTCGGCCTGACCGACAAGAGGTGGGGCACCGAGGTCACCATGCGCTGCGGGTACGACCAGGGCGCCGGTCACCGGGAGGCGTACACCTTCCGGCTGGTGGCGCACGGCCCGGACGGTGCGACGGAGCAGGTCGGCACCTGGCTGGCCGCGCCCGGCGACAACGTCCGCGTGGTGGGCGCCACCCACTTCACCCACGGAGAGCTGGTGCGGCTCGAACTGGTGCGCGCCGACGGCACCCCGGTCCTCGCCTTCGACGCCCGCTGA